The following proteins are encoded in a genomic region of Mangifera indica cultivar Alphonso unplaced genomic scaffold, CATAS_Mindica_2.1 Un_0024, whole genome shotgun sequence:
- the LOC123206097 gene encoding flavonol synthase/flavanone 3-hydroxylase-like has protein sequence MEVERVQALAYSGLDELPAQFIRPPHERPENSKAISEVKVPVISLSQPRHVAVEEIYNACSEWGFFLITDHGIPSALIQRLQKVGQEFFRLPQDEKEAYANDPAAGKFEGYGTKMTKNLEDKVEWVDYFFHLMAPKAKVNYDIWPKHPPSYSEVTKEYGKEMLRVTYELLELLSEGLGLEGKVLKSHLGGEEIELEMKINMYPPCPQPQLALGVEPHTDMSALTILVPNDVPGLHVWKDENWVAVDYLPNALFVHVGDQIEVLSNGKFKSVLHRSIVNKELMRMSWAVFVAPPHEALIGPISELVNDQNPPKYSTKTFAEYRYRKFNKLPQ, from the exons ATGGAGGTAGAGAGAGTGCAAGCTTTAGCCTATTCCGGGTTGGATGAGCTGCCGGCTCAGTTCATCCGGCCGCCCCACGAGCGTCCCGAGAACAGTAAAGCCATTTCGGAGGTGAAAGTGCCAGTGATATCCCTATCACAGCCCCGCCATGTCGCTGTAGAGGAGATCTACAATGCATGCAGCGAATGGGGTTTCTTCTTAATCACCGACCATGGGATACCATCGGCTTTGATCCAACGGCTACAGAAGGTCGGCCAAGAATTCTTTCGCCTCCCACAAGATGAGAAAGAAGCCTATGCAAATGATCCAGCTGCTGGCAAGTTTGAAGGGTATGGcacaaaaatgacaaagaatTTGGAGGACAAGGTTGAATGGGTggattattttttccatttaatgGCACCCAAAGCTAAGGTCAACTATGATATATGGCCCAAACATCCCCCTTCCTACAG TGAAGTGACAAAAGAGTACGGCAAGGAAATGTTAAGGGTGACATACGAACTCCTGGAGCTGCTTTCAGAAGGGCTAGGCTTGGAAGGGAAGGTTTTGAAATCCCATTTGGGAGGAGAAGAGATTGAactagaaatgaaaataaatatgtatcCCCCTTGCCCACAGCCTCAACTGGCCCTCGGAGTTGAGCCTCACACTGACATGTCTGCACTCACCATACTCGTCCCTAATGATGTTCCAGGCCTGCATGTTTGGAAAGATGAGAACTGGGTTGCTGTCGATTACCTGCCGAATGCACTCTTTGTCCATGTTGGTGATCAAATTGag GTATTGAGCAATGGGAAATTCAAGAGTGTTCTTCATAGGAGTATTGTGAACAAAGAGCTTATGCGGATGTCATGGGCAGTATTTGTTGCTCCGCCGCATGAAGCACTGATCGGACCCATTTCGGAGCTCGTGAATGATCAGAATCCACCAAAGTACTCAACCAAAACCTTTGCTGAATATCGATACCGCAAGTTTAACAAGCTCCCTCAGTAA